The genomic interval CATCCTCTCAGGATCATCAGGATTGTCCGGTGCAGCAATCTGCAGTGACACAAAACACCACTTTTTTGgttttgtcctgtctttatttgAGTACAAAAGACCACTTAAACTGTCACAAGTGTGCAGTGATACCTTAATACACCGAAAATACTGGAAACCTAAAAATTgatccactaaaggaggtagagctttctcacatttggctcccaaactctggaatagccttcctgataatgttcggggttcagacacactctctctgtttaaatctagattaaaaacacatctctttcgccaagcattcgaataatgtttctttttaattgtgagtgtagttgcatctgttcaaagttgcatttttattccttagcttgggttaaactaattttactttgttggatcagcagctatgctaatgatgtctgtattttgtttctatgtttcgccacgggatttacatcccgtggtaactaggatttaaacaagctccagtctggatccagaacacctgagaagagatgatgctgaccctcagaggaccccagatgattctaaccttgaatcaacaaacagaactaacaattattgctaaatgtgcgACTGAATCatgtaataacttaataatattgatagttcatcgtctagctgactacgtcttgtattattattattatttttctaaaatcctgtcaaatgtgcacaaactactagctactactaaatattgtagaaacataattttctgtaaagttgctttgtaacgatttattttgtaaaaagcgctatacaaataaacttgaattgaattgaattgaattgatctaaaaatctaaatgaagTGGTTTTATtcaagacaaaaatattatttaacaacaaTGAATCAAACtatatacatcatatatataGCAGCAAAACTAAATTTAAAGTTAGAAATAGCTCTTTAAGGTGACAATTGCAGGTCAACACTTTTTACAGCATGTACAGCTCAAGTCTACATTATACAACACACTTTTGCTGGAAAACAAATGTACACAATTCTAAATATTACTGATTGTTTTCCACTTACTTTTTTCTAATCACAAGTCTAAATTTAGACGAAACCACAGCTGTTAGTCAGCTAAATAATGTTCAAAgcacaaacacatttacatttatttagagaCAATGCAGCACTGAAACTAGCACTTCAGCCTAAAACAGTAGAAAACATCACGGTTTTCTTAGTGTAGTATAACaagcaatacaaaacaatttAGTCCAAACCATTCTTTCATTCAAGCTTCATTCAAAAACTGGTTAATGTTCCCAAAAAGAGAGATTGAACTGCAGTGGTGTGCCTCAAGAGTCTTAAAGTGTCTCACTTTTATTGAAGCTCCAGCGTAGTGTGCCAGCTCTTTAATGTGTTGCCCTTTCTTCCCGATGAGAGCTCCTACTGCTGGAGTGGGGATAAAGAGGTAGACCACTTCCTGTTCAgcagtctgaaacacacacagacagcctTGACTCCTGCTAGTCGAGTTTAGACAGACAGATTTTGGAGATTTTGATTCTCCATTACATGACTCTTTATTAATATCATTCAGTGATTCTGGCAATATGCCATGTGTCAACATATTCATGCAAAGTTCATGCAGAAAAATATAacctattattaaaaaaacacatttacaacatttacatgttttgtttttttttttacatttcatttttattcgaCATAATTAAAAATTTGAATTATCGTTTCATTATGCAGTTTCGTATCGAATCTGCATCTGTTTGAAACCACGGTtcaaactttattatttaaacaactttttttatatCCTGAAACTCTGAATGATGAATGTGGCAGATGAATGTGCTACAAAATGATTTATAATACATGTAACTGAAAAGGTTCTTAAGAGCTAAAGATTGTCATGACATACAGCAGTGTGCAGACTTATGGAAAATTATTATGAGAGATGTATACTGACGTACACATAATAACAAGTACTCACTGCCTGCTGAAGAGATAATGCTCCAGAGTGGGGAACCCCATACAGACCACCCAATACTGATGGAGGGCCCTGCAGTGGCAAACATATACATTGAGGATGTGGTGAGACCAGTGTAATCCACAGTTTTAAAGCAAACTATCTCTCACACTCCGTTTACAGTTTACACATTCTTTTCTCAAATCATTGGCAGCTTGAAGTCCAGATATACACATGCACATCCTGATGCTCACCAGCAGGGGGCTGTAGTTGGCTGGGCCGGACAGAGATCCACGCAGACCAGGGGCTGGAGGGAGAGCAGACATGCCAGAGGAGAAGATCCCCAATGCGTTCAGGTTTAGACCTGGCATCATGTTAGTCTGCTGCTGAAACCAGAGATGGAGAAGGATGTGAATCTGAGTGTACAAGTGAGACTTTATGCAAAGCGTGGAATGAATCAGTCTTGTTCAATTTCACGGGTTTATGTTATTCAAACAGTTACTGAATCagcaaattaaatgtattaaacgaATGCAATTCTACCAAGTTAATGCCAATTCACATCCACACACTGCCTGATAATCACTGTCTGTCCAGGCAAAACAAGTTCTGCTTTACTAAGATTAAAGGAGCAGGATTAAAGCCACTGTTAAACCCAAATACTGTGTGAGAACAGTTAAAGGATATGTTTGGTGTTTGTCAGTCCGTATTACATTGTTTTCTGCTGCTCTGCAATACGTGATTCAGATCAATTGTGAGTATATAAGTCTCCTGATTTACATTGCACTTACATAGCACTTAAAGTACATGGTAACATGCCGACAAATTCATATCTTTAGTTTAAAAACTTAACTGGCCTTGGAAGACATCAGtaattttatagtaataaacCTTTCAGTAGATGACTAAAAGTTGACCTATTTTTCCTGATTTAATCCATAAAAATTAGTTCAGTTATAAATTAATTCAAGTATTTAGGTTAATGCATTTAGGTTGATTAagcaaaattaaataacattttagtctTAAAACCAGATAACTTAGATGTGGCCATTTTTAGGTTAACCCCTTTTCTTACCAGTGTACCTAAATAAGTAGTTCATATAAATTGGAGATTAAAATTTGAAGATTAATAGTAATACATAAGCTTATCATAAAAAAGGCAGAGAGCTTAATGGCAGAAGATTTACTTTAACAAGACAACTCTACAAGTAAGATacaataatcaattaattaattaataataataatcaataattcaGTAAACTAATAACTTCAATATTTCATGTACCTAAAATCATTTATCTTGTAAGTTCTAACAAACTCTTGTTGCTGTAGTTCAAGAGTTCTGAGATTCTTTTGCAGTACATCACTAAACGCTACTTGTTTAGAGCATCATCTAAAATGGTATGGACGTACCTtcaattagggctgcacaattaattatGGATGACATAATTCTGTAGTCATTCAAAGtggcaattaatcgttcaaaaTCCCCTTGttattctgagtttttttttctttctacaagttattttaagagtttttcacattattttagttttagaataACATTCtgataccattcatattttttaatttttataatttaaaaaagaaaccaaaTCCAATGTATAGTTGACCTTTGTGACTTAATATTATAGAAAAGCACTCAGAGTgtttttttagcttgtttttttatatatatatatatataaaatgagacATGCAGCTGCATCAAACAATGGtgtaaacatcattcaatgtaaattgtgataatcgtaattaataatcgcaattacaatttcaagggaataatcaacagTTATGATTTTGacaatcgtgcagccctacattCAATCTTCAGAAATGGCTCATCTTGGTAGATTTGTGTTCTTAAAAATGGATCCTTTAGCTTTAGCTTTCAGctttaataatgataaattctTCTGTTAAAAGTCCCATCTGGATTTAATTTGCAAGTAAAGGTTAAATGTGGGGTAAGCGATTTCTGATAGACAATTTTgacatttgaaatcaccaaaaaaAACACACCCCTGTCCCTTTCCCCAAAAAGGTGTGcaacacacatatgtacacaaCCCAGGCAACATAGGGCTGAACAatatatcgaacgatatgatcatgcgcatctcgtcagtaaagtctGTTCCGTGATTAGCGCTAAAtccccatcacctgctttcaaatggagcggcagtTATTACAtagccatagatcactgacaagctacactatATAGAGTTCATTATTgaagatgaatcgccttcgatataAACTCGATATAGCGTAACTTACATACTGGCcctatgtaatttattatacaacACTTTTCACAACCCCTGCTATTTCAGAGTGACTTCACACAAAACCGTTCCTTTCTTTATAAACAAACTATCAATAAACCTCAAAAGCTATGATTTACTCACATTAAGTGAAGCCACATCATTCTCATGGGCTTCTCTAAGTTTCTTCATGATCTCCACTTCTGCATTACAGCACTCCTCCACCCCTCCCCTCACCGTGATGGTACGTTCATGGTTATATATAGTTAGGTCTTGTAAtctacaaaaaaatttaaatacaaaaaaattaaataggcaTTGGCACGTCAGATGAACAATCAATACATACACAATTACACCTCAGTTTCATAACTGGGTCCTCTCCAATGAGACGCTGTTCAATCTTTAATTAACGGCATCTGTTCAAGATGATCTGTACGGAGCAAACTTACGATGAAATAGTGATCTTGGTCCCAGTATCTTGCTCTATCTTCTTCAGGTTCCTGCCCTCCTTCCCTATGAGTCTCCCAACAAGGTTATTGTGGGCCAAGATCTTCAGAGGAACCTCTTCCACACTGATATAGAGACAGAGCATACAatattagtttcattttttttatttcttttttataataaatctgagaacaacatgaggatatttgcttatttacacagttttaaattatttgtcttAAAGAATTAATCCTAAAGCAAATGAAGAATGTAAAACTTTAATGTGCCCTACAGTCTGAAGAGATACTGACATCTTGGTGTCATTGGCCTCTTTTTCCATTATTTCCAGGATCATCCTGCAGGCTTGTGAACAGCCCTCATTAGATGAGTGGATAGTGATGGACTTCTCAGTGGCTCCTGCATTCTCCTTACGATGGATATCTACCCTGAGACAGAGCAAAGAATGATCACATTTTTGAATGTAACTATCACGTGGATAGAGCAAAATGGATATACGCACAACCAGTACATCCGGGAACGTAACGGTCCATTTCGTTACTGCCATTTTTAGTGGAAAATAAACTAGATttcccatagacttccatacAAATTAGCGGCAAAAAGCAACGTCTGTACATAGCCGGCAGGCGTGAACATGTCAAGTAATTATATGTCCACCCAGCCTCCCACAGAGCGTGAAAGATTCATTCATAAACTTCATTTGGTCAATTTAAAAACACGTCCCTTCATTCTCCCAGTGTCAAATTGGTTACAACCCCAATACGTGGCCAGAGTCTTGCCCGGAAATTTACTCGTACCTCATCGAGTCACCAGGTAAACCAGTGAATGATTTTACTTCGTATTTGAAAGTAAACCtctttaaattgtatatattatgtcTTTATATTTAGAGTACTGAGTGCACTTTTCTGCCCAGCCATACAACTAGACTGGCTTAGAATCCCAGATCCCAGAAATAAGAATTATTATGCAATTTTAGTGATTAGAGGTGCTCAATATATTGTAATCCAATATATTACTTGGTTTCATTAccaaatactaataataataataataaagaaagaaattacttattataaattatatatatatatatatatatatatatatatatatatatatatatatatatatatatatatatatatatatatatatatatatatatatatatatatatatatattgcaacttgaaaaaaagtaataaaataaatgaaataagtatacctgatatttatattatttatatttcagcgAGTTGCCAGAGCAATATTTCTAGTTCAACTTActgtaataaaattactaaaacaaattcAATTTAATAAACTAACGTAAATTCAATTACATATCCACTGAAAAAGTAAGGGATTTCTTATAAAGTAATTACGTTACATTCAGTAAATAATTTCAACAgttctaaaatcaatattgaatttgaaatctaaatttacAGTCTAAAGATAAAAGTGTAAGCAGCGTCTTTAACCCTCTGCGTCCCATTTCTCTGATTCACAGAGAAACCTTAAGTAGTCTGCTCAGATACAGATAAGACTAAAATCAGTAAAATCTAAAAAAGggcctacttttatttgtgtacactgacaataacaacaaaacattgtggtTTTGCAAAATAAACAAGACACACAGGATCCACTTTCTGCCTTCTAGGTCTCTGTGAGCAACATTCTACATGTTACAAACTCAGCGAGTATTGCGAGTTATCAGCGAGACGTGAGAAATATGTCTATAGAACGCTTGTGTCTATTGTGTCTTTTAAATCAACATCAAATCGAAAACTAAAGCGAGGTACAGTCTTTCCCACATCTGGCTCATTATATGCAGTCACCTGCGCGCACACCCACATCTATacgtttacaaaaaaaaaaaaataataaatatcaagCTTTGTCTAATTTTCATTGCTGAAGTCCTGCTATGAGGAATTtacttcagaagaacagcgtaatCTGATAATTTATCTGAagataatttatgtaatttattcttaccTACATTAGTTaacgttttatttttacataaaccttTATGGATTTTTACTAGTTGGGCTCGACATCTTGGCaaactgaaatgtattgtttaacattttttaagcttttttgttaTTCAGATTATTTCTATTTGTTAACCAAAGgaggttaaattaaaaaaaaaaaaaagttcaagtattacagttgttttaaagcTAAAAGGCTAAAGTATTCTGTGTTTGACTCAAATTGACAGAATAAAGAGTTTATAGGTTTATAGGGATATGATGCAGCCTAATTAGTGATTTGAATAATTAAGTTACTTATTgagtaactaagttacttttcagacagagtaattagtaaagtcatttaaaaacaatattgatgatgtaattagtaatcgtaattaattactttttgaaagtaacttacccaacactggtgGAAttgcacacatacagcatataatTACGACCAACAAAAGATACTGTGTTCAGCATGTTAAATTAAGCACGTCATGCAGCATTTAAGACTTCAATGTCAAGCTTaaaatagtcaaacaagaaaaatACGTCAAGACCCCTACAGGTTTATTAGATCCCTTTGTGCTACATAATAGCTGTCTTTGAACAAATGAACAAGAATAAACCCTGCCTATAACATTTGTGTCAAAGGGTattcacatacagtacaaatattGCTGTAGTTTGTAAAACATGCATGTTTCATTATACTAGTTATATAACATAACTATAAAGTCAACATaatgctttcagatgatgtatactgcatttttaaaattatgattAGCAGGATGGTCAATATGTATGATGTTACACTATTTATTTGTTCATCATCAGCCCAGAAATGTCCTACTGGTACATCCGGTATTTGTGTGATTAAACTATGATAGATATTACATCTTTCAGTTATAACCTCAATAAACAATGCAATTCCAACAGGGTCCTCACATCATTAGTACATGGGCCCTAATTAAATTCAACTTATTACTAATTAGACAAATActggttaaaatgtttaaaatatcaagaCTTCTTACTTGGACTGTGTCTGCTTTGTGATGTTCTTTATAGTGAGTCCCTCTTTTCCAATGATGGCTCCCACAAACTGAGTGGGCACTAGGATTCGTAGAGGCAGCTCTTGCTGACGATACCTAGGCCCCTGGGAGCCTCCCATGGCCCCTGGCTGACCAAACTCCTGCTCCCGACTTCCTGTCCCCATTTTAGATGCCCCTCGCGGGACCTGGGGTCTTACACCCCCGTCCCTTCCTGCCTCTTCGTCCAGTATGTACGACACACTGAAGGAGTGATTCTCAAAACTGTGGCCTGTCAAATTCTCAACAGCCCTGGAGAAGAATGAGAGTGAAAGAGATCAGTCAATCATTAGATCAATCACTAGATCATGACATACTTTACACAGAACCCAAACAACACTCGCAACGAGAAACTAAGTATTGGTCAGACGGGGATAATATATACTGTCGTGAATGGACTACAAATGTGGATGGTTTccaacattaaaaatcattaataaatatgtttatttcgcACAGTACACATTACCTGCTACTGATAGCCTCCTCACTACTAGGGTTGGGCAAATTTTAAGAACTGACGTTCGTTCATGGGGAATTTGAATGGAATTGCCC from Carassius auratus strain Wakin chromosome 26, ASM336829v1, whole genome shotgun sequence carries:
- the igf2bp2b gene encoding insulin-like growth factor 2 mRNA-binding protein 2 isoform X1: MGTGSREQEFGQPGAMGGSQGPRYRQQELPLRILVPTQFVGAIIGKEGLTIKNITKQTQSKVDIHRKENAGATEKSITIHSSNEGCSQACRMILEIMEKEANDTKIVEEVPLKILAHNNLVGRLIGKEGRNLKKIEQDTGTKITISSLQDLTIYNHERTITVRGGVEECCNAEVEIMKKLREAHENDVASLNQQTNMMPGLNLNALGIFSSGMSALPPAPGLRGSLSGPANYSPLLGPPSVLGGLYGVPHSGALSLQQATAEQEVVYLFIPTPAVGALIGKKGQHIKELAHYAGASIKIAAPDNPDDPERMVIITGPPEAQYKAQGRIYGKLKEENFFTAKEEVKLGAHIKVPSSAAGRVIGKGGKTVNELQNLTSAEVIVPRDQTPDENDEVFVKIIGHFFASQAAQRKIREIVQQVKQQERKHQQTVPTPSQPSK
- the igf2bp2b gene encoding insulin-like growth factor 2 mRNA-binding protein 2 isoform X2, coding for MGTGSREQEFGQPGAMGGSQGPRYRQQELPLRILVPTQFVGAIIGKEGLTIKNITKQTQSKVDIHRKENAGATEKSITIHSSNEGCSQACRMILEIMEKEANDTKIVEEVPLKILAHNNLVGRLIGKEGRNLKKIEQDTGTKITISSLQDLTIYNHERTITVRGGVEECCNAEVEIMKKLREAHENDVASLNQTNMMPGLNLNALGIFSSGMSALPPAPGLRGSLSGPANYSPLLGPPSVLGGLYGVPHSGALSLQQATAEQEVVYLFIPTPAVGALIGKKGQHIKELAHYAGASIKIAAPDNPDDPERMVIITGPPEAQYKAQGRIYGKLKEENFFTAKEEVKLGAHIKVPSSAAGRVIGKGGKTVNELQNLTSAEVIVPRDQTPDENDEVFVKIIGHFFASQAAQRKIREIVQQVKQQERKHQQTVPTPSQPSK